CGGCAAAATACCAGAAAGGGAAAAGGAGAGCAACAGTAATCTTGGATGAGTGGATAGGACAGGAAATAGACAAAATAAAACCCCCAGAACAATCGTTAGGGGGATGGATAAGAGAGAAGATAGAAAGATGGGCAGAAAAAAGTAGGTCAGAAACTGTCGAGTCGAGTGATGACCTTTTTTAATTGTTGCTGCGCTTTTTATATTGGCTTTGCTTACCCCGCCTAAAATGTAGATATTTTTATAGTATTTTTAGGCGGGGACTGCGCTCAGCATTCTGTTCAAAAATATTTTTAGCAATATCAATTACGCCCTTGGTATGAGATAAAACAGGAGTTCTATTAAGAGTGCAGTTTAAAAAAAGAGCTTTGAGGTCATCATACTTTGCTGGTGCATTTTGATACTGATTCTCAGTTATTTGTTTTAGCTGTTCTGACATAATATTTCATTTTAATGAACAAGGTGAATATGAGGAAGTTAACCGTAGCAGCTTCTTCCCAGATTTAGACCCCAATCTGTTACTACAGTATATTACTATGCCCGACCAATACGACGCTGTTCAAGAATTTGAACAGTTTTTGCGATCGCAGCTTTCTTGAGTTGAGTTGCGATCTAAAAAACCGGAATTTTTCAGACAGTAAGATTTTACCATCTCTTGCCGCACCTCCCGCTAGATAAAATTCCCCGCCGGAGTTGGCGTAAATAGAAAGTTCGTGTCACCCAGTGCAGCCTGTGGCTATAAACCTTATACAGCAACAGTTACAGAGATTGATACGAGATTTAAGCACGCTCGGAAAAAGATAAGTTGCACAAATAGTTTTTCTAGCGCAGAGACAGTAAAAAACTTTGCCTAAAACGGAGCTTGGAGTACATAAAAGTATTTGTTTCAAAGTATTATTGCTCCGTCTCGAAACTAAAAAACATTGCCTAAAAGAAGACAAACTAGGCAAAGCTATCATTTGTATTTCTTATCAATTACCCCGGAAAAATCAGTCATTTTTACAAAACTTTACAAGGCTGCACCTGGTGACACGAACCTTCTATTTTCGCCTATTCGGGGTAGTTCTAGGGAGCTTGTTACCAGGGGTAAGTAGTATAAAACTTCCATTTGTAGTATGCCAAAACATGGCTAAAACTCTCATTCTTTCGCTCCACTTTGGCGCGACTTTGGGTAGATGAGCGCGAACTATGTGTAGACGATTTAATAGAAACTGATAACAGAAAAGCATCCTCCAGCAATAGTTTTAGTCTATCTTGCCCCTCATGACAAGGTGGCTAGATCTACCCCAGATTGGGTCTGTTTTGGCAAGGATGGCACGATTACTGAAAATGACCCGATTGAACAGGAAAAGCGGTTTAAATACCTAGATTTGGTTGCAAGTGCGGTGATTTTACAGAACACAGTCGATATGTCGTTGGCGATTCAGACGTGTTGTTAACGCTAATGACACAGGGAGAGGTTGTTCATCACCGATATATTAAAGCTTTAAGTCCTTTCATCACGAGGCATATCAAGCGGTATGGGGATTATGTGGTGAATTTGCATATCTTTCCACAGCCGTTGGAAGCTGCGATTAATCTGCCACCAGAAATATTTGAAATCTAGATAGGGCAAGGGTTTCCAGACCCGGAATGCAGGTTTTTACACGTATCTCGGCTCAATGCCTATTAGTTCATACGAAGTGGCTCAGTAACAACTACCTCCAATCCTGTAGACTTGAGAAAATCAGTCCAAATATCCGTTATAGCTTTGTTGTTGGGCTGAGCTTTCTTAGCCTGAGCCAAAGCTGTCAAAGCGTCATACCAAATTCCTTTTTCGCTATACCAATTTGCTTGCTCTAAAGGTGTTTTTTGACTTGTTGGTGGCTGAGGCAAAGCAACACGACTCACCCAAGAGGCGATCGTTGGATCGTTAGGGCTGGGTTTTTCCCCACAAACCAACACTAGAGCCCACTGATAGTTCTTTCCCACGGACAGAGGAGGTGAGTTATTTGGGATAGTAACAGCAATAACACCAGATTCCCCCGTAATGGGGAAAAAGGTTTGGGAATGATGCTTAGTGCCTTCTTCCATAAGGCTTAATACAACTTGTTTTGCAGACGTTTGTGGCAAATAAACTAAAAATGTTGGACGTTCTGCTAAAGTCAACCCATAGTTAGTATTGTTCGGGACGAGTGCGATCGCAGACGGCTGATCTAGTGATATGTTAGAGGAGGTGGTTAATGTTACATCTTGAGGACATAGCCAGTCGCGACGCGTCCCCGCTCCTGACGTCTTCTTTGGCTTACCTTGATTAGGTGGTGGTTTAAATCTGACCTGGGATATTAAGCGATTAGTCTTCGCCGAACTATTGGCAATTGATTGAGCGATCGCCGGCTCAGTCCCTAAAAGAAACAGCCCTACGATAATTAGATTAATCAACTGTCTGTTATTTAACATTGCTTATCTTTTGGTAGGGATCATCCCTAGTTAGGGCAAAAGTTCAACTTGAACAGCTTTCCTTGCTATCTTTATATAGGGGAAAAATAATTAACTTTATGCACTAAAACCAATTTCCTACCAAGACAAATGGAGCCCAGTAGTAGGGATGTTGATATTGAGGCGATTTCAATAAAGAGATTTGAGCCTGACGAAGTGCTTCAGCTTTGCTAATTCCAGCTTTGTTTAACTCTGAGTAGAACTTGCTCATAAGTTCAGCAGTAGACTCATCTCGTACCGCCCAAAGCGTCGCCAACGTACTGCGTGCTCCCGATTGCACCGCTACCCCTGCTAGTCCCAAAACCGCTCGCTTGTCACCAGCTGCTGTTTGACAGGCGCTCAAAATTAACAACTCAAGGGGGCTTCGGTTTGGTTGAGAGCGTCCTTGCAGTAATTTATCTAACTCTTTAACGTTAATGCGATCGTCCCAGGTTAGCAAAAAGGTATTTTCCGCTTGGGAAGAAAACTGACCGTGGGTTGCCAAGTGAATGATGGGGAAAGGTACAGCGTTGATTTGAACTTGAAGACGATCGCGGGTAAATTCTTTGTTCAACAGGACTTGAGATGGAACCACCTCAGCTATCTCCTGGACTTCTCGCTCTACTCCTGGCAAAGCCGAAAACCCCTGACGCGCCTCAGCTAAACCTCCCGCCAAAGTTCTCAATTTATCTGGAGAAAGCGATCGCGAATACAAAAGCTGCAACCCAGGAGTCAGCGCAACGCTATACTTTTCAATCAGATACTCCCGCTTTTTGCTGTCATAAAGCGCCGCTACAGGCACTCCGCGCAGCACTCCATCTAGGACAAACACCAAAGTCTTGACCTTTTCCTTCTCCAGTTCCGCCTCCACCGGACGGATGAGCCAATCGTAAAGAATCTGTCGCGGACGAAAGGGATCGGCGCTAGAAATGAACGGGTTTAGGGTGGCAAACAGATCGTCGAAAACGCGCTCGACCGCCTCTCCTTCCCCTTGGTTTGTACTGGGAGGAAGTGGCGTGGCGTAATATCGTAGCTCCTGTTCGGGTCGGGACAAAATCACAGCGAGGCGATTTGGCAAAATTATCGAATAAAGGACAGCAGCATTGGGGTCAAACTTATCTATTTCTTCAGGTCGGGTCGTCAAACAAGCTTCTTGAAAAAAGTTGTTAAGTTCTGCCAGTTGGAGTGCTTCTATAACATCACGAGCTAGCTTGAGATTCTCCTGACTAATCTTTGCTTTTTCTTCCCCTTGATCGGGAAGGGGTTGCAAAAGCAAATCGGCTAACTCTCGATAAACGGGTTCTACAGTGTCGCGAAAGGTAAACTGAATTTCCGGATTAATAGCAACCAGGTCTTTGCGTAAGGACTGAAGGGTTTCATAAGCTAAGGTATAGGCTTTGAGTGCGCTCTTTTGGTCTTCCTGATTTTGGTAAAGCCGTCCTAACTGCCACTGCCAAAGATAAGCAGTGCTCGAAGCTTCAATTGTAGAAATCTGCTGCAAGGCTTGTTCTGTTAACTGTCGAGCCAGAGCCAATTTCCCCATTTGTTGGTATGCTCCTCCCAAATAACCGCGAGCATTGGCTTCTGCTTCCTTGTCTCCTAAAAGTTGAGCTTGCTTTACAGCCGCTTTCAAAATTTGACTAATGTTGTCCCATGAAGGAGCATCTTCGGAGTCAAGGGAAAGAGTGCTAGTGCTTTTAGCTGTGTTCTTAACAAAACTACATTGCTGTAAAACAGGGGATGAAAATTTTGATTGGTTTTGGTTCAGTCCCGAACGCAAGCACATTAAACTTTGAGCAAATTTAATTTGACCATAGACAGCCGAACGACTTGCTGTTAGGTTATTAAAGTTTGATTGGATTTGAGGCAGCAAAGTTGGCACTTCCAGCCATTGCTGAGTTTGTATCAATAAACTCAGTCGATTCAATTGTGCTTGTAGCTTTATACTAGGCAAAGCAGATGATTCAGCTTGTTCATAACAGCTAGCCGCCTGTTGATAAAATTCAACAGCTTTTGTTTTGCTGACTTCTTGGATGCAGTTTCCAGACTGTGTAAATGTTATCGAATGCTGACTTTGTGTCTCCAACTGCATTCTTCTATTACCCAAGGCTCGCGTTGTATTGCCCAAACTTAGGTAGATAGCAGCCATATTTTGGGAATCGCCCAATTGTTGCGCTAACTGCCAACTCGCTGACAAAACCATTTGGGATTGTTCGAGTTGACCAACTACTCGCAGGACGTTACCAAGGCTACGTAAGCCCAGGACTTGTAAAGATGCCGTGTTTTGCATCTTTACAGATTGTTGCTTGAGGGTTTGCAGATCCTTGAGTGCGATCGCGCAGTTTTGATTGTTCAGCTTTAAGGCATGCAATAAGGTCTTGCATGCCCTCGGATAAAGCCCCAAATCTTGCATAGCTTGGGCTTGGTTAATCTGGCTCCTAGTTTCATCGTCGCGATCGCCAATACTTCGATAAATGTCAGCCGCTTTTTGCCAGGTTGCTAGGGCTGCAGAGGATTCTCCCACTGCTAGTTGCAGCTGTCCTTGGATATCCAGGGTAGAGCCAAGGATTCGTAACTGAGTTGGTGTCTTTTCGTGTGTTTGCAAGAGATTGAAGCTAAGGGCGATCGCTTCTTTGGCTTGATCCCATTGTCCTAGTTGTTGAAACGTGAGGGAGGTATTACTCAACGCCATCGCCCGGTTTAAGCTATCCCCAAGAGCTGCAAAAGCCTTTTCTACCTGTTGCCAAACAGTAACCGCTTCCTCAAACGAACCAGCTTTATAAAGCGCTTTGCCTTTTTCTACCAGTTGTAAGGTATCGGCTTGGGTTTGAACAAGAGAGGTTGATGCAGAAACTTTCTCAGCAACCAGAGTTCCTCCCAGTGACAAAAAAAATAACAGAACTGCCAAAATGAGCGATCGCACTCCGCGTATGTGACTCCTTAAGAAGGGCTTCAACCGGCGCGCTACTCAAAACTTAGGCAAACTTAAGGATTTATGCCCTTAAGGCTTAAGAGAACCCATAGCGCGGTGGTTTTTACGGATATGAGGGGTCACTAAGACCTGTACAGTATCACGCCCACAACGAGCTTTTGTTTGCCGTAGCCTGCTGTACAAAACCCTGTTAGGGTTTGCCTTTTTGATACCAAGTGAATACCATCTGTGACGATTAAAACCGCCACAGATGTTAATCCGCTTAGCTACCTTCTTCCAAGCTCCCGACTTCAATTTGTCCTCTGGCGAATTGAAGTAAGAATCAAGGTGTCTGGGTAATCTTTCAGTCCGATTCTGAGCACGACGCGCAATTACCAAAGCCGCGGCGCAGCCAGAATTTAAACCATAAGCCGCCATATATTTCGTAACACCAATAACACTGGTATAGGCGGCATCAACTTTGATTAATTCCACCCCAGATTTAATGCAACGAGACTCAATCATCTGGGTGAATTGGGAATAAGCCATATTTGAAAGCATCCGCGCATACTTTGCGCCAATCTCAGTCATGGATGCTTTCTTTTGAGTAAAATCTAAATCCTCACTAGCTATAGGTACGTTGTACTTTAATGCAACACTGACGACTTCAGCTACAGCTTTACCTATGATGTCTTTTGTTTGGTGGGAACGTTTATCTTGGACGTTAATCTTGATGGTTCCGTGGCGTTTTAAGTTGCCGTGGCGGTCAATTAAAGTCCAATCAATACTACCAGGATTAAAGTCAATTCCTACCGCACCATTTTCTAGAGATGTCTGGACTGCTGGGTCTAC
This genomic interval from Scytonema hofmannii PCC 7110 contains the following:
- a CDS encoding Tn3 family transposase, yielding MARSTPDWVCFGKDGTITENDPIEQEKRFKYLDLVASAVILQNTVDMSLAIQTCC
- a CDS encoding DUF928 domain-containing protein, with the translated sequence MLNNRQLINLIIVGLFLLGTEPAIAQSIANSSAKTNRLISQVRFKPPPNQGKPKKTSGAGTRRDWLCPQDVTLTTSSNISLDQPSAIALVPNNTNYGLTLAERPTFLVYLPQTSAKQVVLSLMEEGTKHHSQTFFPITGESGVIAVTIPNNSPPLSVGKNYQWALVLVCGEKPSPNDPTIASWVSRVALPQPPTSQKTPLEQANWYSEKGIWYDALTALAQAKKAQPNNKAITDIWTDFLKSTGLEVVVTEPLRMN
- a CDS encoding CHAT domain-containing protein produces the protein MKPFLRSHIRGVRSLILAVLLFFLSLGGTLVAEKVSASTSLVQTQADTLQLVEKGKALYKAGSFEEAVTVWQQVEKAFAALGDSLNRAMALSNTSLTFQQLGQWDQAKEAIALSFNLLQTHEKTPTQLRILGSTLDIQGQLQLAVGESSAALATWQKAADIYRSIGDRDDETRSQINQAQAMQDLGLYPRACKTLLHALKLNNQNCAIALKDLQTLKQQSVKMQNTASLQVLGLRSLGNVLRVVGQLEQSQMVLSASWQLAQQLGDSQNMAAIYLSLGNTTRALGNRRMQLETQSQHSITFTQSGNCIQEVSKTKAVEFYQQAASCYEQAESSALPSIKLQAQLNRLSLLIQTQQWLEVPTLLPQIQSNFNNLTASRSAVYGQIKFAQSLMCLRSGLNQNQSKFSSPVLQQCSFVKNTAKSTSTLSLDSEDAPSWDNISQILKAAVKQAQLLGDKEAEANARGYLGGAYQQMGKLALARQLTEQALQQISTIEASSTAYLWQWQLGRLYQNQEDQKSALKAYTLAYETLQSLRKDLVAINPEIQFTFRDTVEPVYRELADLLLQPLPDQGEEKAKISQENLKLARDVIEALQLAELNNFFQEACLTTRPEEIDKFDPNAAVLYSIILPNRLAVILSRPEQELRYYATPLPPSTNQGEGEAVERVFDDLFATLNPFISSADPFRPRQILYDWLIRPVEAELEKEKVKTLVFVLDGVLRGVPVAALYDSKKREYLIEKYSVALTPGLQLLYSRSLSPDKLRTLAGGLAEARQGFSALPGVEREVQEIAEVVPSQVLLNKEFTRDRLQVQINAVPFPIIHLATHGQFSSQAENTFLLTWDDRINVKELDKLLQGRSQPNRSPLELLILSACQTAAGDKRAVLGLAGVAVQSGARSTLATLWAVRDESTAELMSKFYSELNKAGISKAEALRQAQISLLKSPQYQHPYYWAPFVLVGNWF